TCTTCTTGGAGCACAATTGAGAAGGGTGAGGTTGTCAATGGTCTTTATCACCTTCGGCTGATAGGAGTGCTTCCCACGGCTTTATCCTCCATTTTATCCAATTTACCTTTCAATAAAAAACCTGTTTCTGCATCTATTACTTCTCAGCAAAACATTCATAGCTTATGGCATTGTAGACTCGGGCACTTGTCTAACTCCCGCCTATCTTTATTACAGAAAGATCTACTTCTTTTAACTTCTATAAATTCCATTGTTCCATGTTCTACATGTCATTTATCCAAACATCACAGATTACATTTTTCTCTTAGCAACAACCGTGCCTCAAAATCATTTGATCTCATTCATTATGACATTTGGGGGTCTTGTTCCCAAATGGCATATGAtgactcaaaatattttttaacaattattGATGACTTTACTAGATCCACTTGGGTCTATTTAATCAAAAACAAATCCCAAACTTGACCTTTACTTcaatctttttgttcattaattGAAACACAATTCCAAACTAAACTTAAAGCCATTTGATCTgataatggaaatgaattttcaATGACTAATTTTTTCATGCAAAAATGAATTGTTCACCAAAAAACTTGTGTCGAAAGCCCCCAACAAAATAGGATTGTCGAACAAAAACATCAACACATTTTAAATGTTGCCCGTGCCTTAAAATTTCAATCTGGTGTTCCATTATCCTTTTGGAATGATTGTATTTTAACTACTACCTACCTCATTAACAAAACACCATCCCCCATTTTGCAAAACAAAAGTCCATATCAATtgttgtttcaaaccaaaccatcctATCAACAGTTGAGAACCTTCGGTTTTCTTTGCTATGCATCCactctcaaacaaaacacacaTAAATTTGACTCTCGAGCACAACAATGCATTATGCTTGGATATCCATTCGGCATCAAAGGCTACAAATTATTTGATTTACTCAACCAATCCATTTTTTACTCTAGAGATGTCACcttttttaaaccatttttcCTTATAAAACTACCCATTCCACTACCCAATCCATCCCCACATCCCAGTTTGCATCTCTACATACCAATACCACCCAGTTTCCACCTTCATATTCTGACATTTCTTTAACATATTCATCATCCCAGCATTTCGACCCTCCAATAGCACCAGTTTCACCATAACAAGCATCACATATCGACCCTCCAGCAACACCAGTTCAACACGAATCATTATCACATATTGACCCTCCAGCAGCACCAGCTCAACACCAATCATTATCACACATTGACCCTCCAGCAGCACCAACTCAACAACAACCATCATCACATCTCGAACCTCCAGCAACACCAGTTCAACAACAACCATCGTCACATATCGACCCTTCCACAACATCAACTTCACCTCAGCTGTCATCACCCATTGATTCTCCCACAGAACCTTTCCCATCACAGCAagcttctctttcctctctctctaacaTTCCTACTAAACAAAATTTAACGCATCCCACCCCTCCCATTAACCAATCCGATCTTATCCAAGAAATTTCAACATTACCTATTTCCTCTAATTTACCTCAAACACAAGTCCCTCCCCACAAATCCACAAGACCAAAAAAATCCTCTACTTACCTCAAGGACTATTCCTGTCAACAAGTCATTGCACCCACTTCTTCCCATTCAAGTTCAGAGACCAAAGGTAATTCACTAACTACTCTTTTATGTCCCTTACATTCTGTATTGTCTCATGCTAAATTGTCTCTCAAACATGCTGCTTTTGCCATTTCTATACTTCTTCACACTGAACCTTCTACTTATGCACAAGCTGTAAAAAGCTTAGACTGGCGTATTGCAATGGACAATGAGATTGCTGCCTTAGAACTGAACAAAACTTGGGATGTTATTGATCTACCTATTGGCAAAAAGACTACTGGTTCAAAATGGGTttacaaaattaaatacaatTCAAATGACAAGATTGAAAGGCACAAAACCCGTTTAGTTAACAAGGGTTATACCCAAGAGGAGGGTCTCGATTATCATGAAACTTTTTCACCGGTAGCAAAACTTGTCGCCATAAAAACTTTACTAGCCGTGGCTACCATCAAAGGGTGGAAACTTCATCAATTTGATGTTCATAAGCTTTTTCTCATGGAGACTTGGAGGAAGAAGTCTACATGAAAATGCCCTCTGGATACTCAGTTCAAGGAAAGAACAAAGTTTGTAAATTAAACAAGAGTTtgtatggcctcaaacaagcctCTCAACAATGGTatgctaaattttcttcttctttgttacAATTTGGATTTACTCAGTCAAGAGCTTATTACAGTCTCTTTACTAAAGGCAGTGGTTCATCCTTTCTAGCTCTACTTATGTATGTTGACGATATTATTGTAGCTTCTAATGATCCCCATGGTATTTCAGCTCTCAAGGCCTTCCTAGAATCAAAATTCAAGATCAAAGATCTTGGTACACTTAAATAATTTCTCGGTTTGGAGGTGGCTCGCAACTCATCTGGAATTCAATTATGCCAAAGGAAATATTGCCTAGACATACTTGATGATGCTGGCTTAACTGGTTGCAAGCCTAGCTTCATTCCCATGGACCCGAAACTCAAACTCACTAAGGATGAAGGCCAACTGCTACACGATCCATTAGAATTTAGAAGGCTCATTGGGAGACTCCTTTACTTAACAATCACACGACCTGATCTTATATTTTCTGTTAACTTACTCAATCAATACATGAATGCTCCTCGGCTTCCACATCTTCAAGCAGCTTACAAGGTGTTGCATTATGTCAAAAAATCTCCTAGCCGAGGCTTATTATTTCCTGCCTCATCTTCTTGTCAATTAATCTCTTATTGTGATTCCGATTGGGCATCATGCCCAAATACAAGAAAATCTACTACTGGCTACTGTGCGTTCCTTGGGCAGTCTCTCATTTCGTGGAAATGCAAGAAGCAAACCTCCATTTCTCGTAGTTTAACTGAGGCTGAGTACCATTCTATGGCTGCTACTTCTTGTGAGCTTGTCTAGTTAAAGTACTTACTTGTTGATCTCATGGTTCCTCATCCTCAACCAGCCTTACTCCATTGTGATAGCAAGTCTGCTCTACACATTGCCTTCAATCCAGTTTTTCACGAAAGGACCAAGCACAACGAATTAGATTGTCATCTAATTTGGGACAAAATTCAAGAGGGCATCATCTCAACTGCCTACACACCCTCTTCTTGCCAATTAGCCGATATCCTCACCAAAGCTCTCTATTCTCCATTGTTCTATTCATTATTGCACAAGATGAGAGTTATTGACATACACTCTCCATCTTGTGAGGAGATGTTATAGTTGCCACAGCAAGCAACCACGTCAGATGAATGCTCCAGCTAAACAAAGATACCACAACTCAACAAAGATGCTTCTGGAATACAATGAGCTGTAATTCTGTTCTATACAGACTGTACAAATTAGTTAGGGattcttattcttttatttctatatGCTTACTATAAATAGGTAGTGCAGTACACTATAAACATTTGAATGGAATAGTACAAGCAACGTATCTTCTTTCACATTTTCTGCATTTCACCTCTCTGTTTTCTTAGTAAATGATCAAAGCTACCGAAACcaacaatttcaatttgatcTATCTCTCTCAGTTGCGGTTTGAGGGTTTTTTTGGCCCCTAACTATCAGAAAAACACTTATTTCTTGTTAATTATTTGGTATAAAATGATCATTTCCTATCAAGATGCATGTGTCAATTTTTGTCGCAAATATTTATTCTCATCACAAATAATTCGTCACAAATActtattttcttgtagtgtattatatattgaaTCGCAACATTTTCTGTTTGGTTTAGTTTACATGAAATTTCTACAAATTTAAAAGATTCAATTAGCTAGGAAAGGAAAATATGTACTgatgatatcatatatatatatatgacgttTTGACTCGTGGTTTCTATTAATTTGGATAGCTGGTCATAAGTGTTTCCTAGCTAAAACAACGTTTTGCTCTCATGAATCAGAAACCAGCTGAATGTAGtagtaaaaatataaactaGTCCACGTTCCTGACATTATATATGGTGGCTTAGCGTTCGTTCTGGGTACCGC
The genomic region above belongs to Carya illinoinensis cultivar Pawnee chromosome 4, C.illinoinensisPawnee_v1, whole genome shotgun sequence and contains:
- the LOC122306533 gene encoding uncharacterized mitochondrial protein AtMg00810-like, whose translation is MPSGYSVQGKNKVCKLNKSLYGLKQASQQWYAKFSSSLLQFGFTQSRAYYSLFTKGSGSSFLALLMYVDDIIVASNDPHGISALKAFLESKFKIKDLDILDDAGLTGCKPSFIPMDPKLKLTKDEGQLLHDPLEFRRLIGRLLYLTITRPDLIFSVNLLNQYMNAPRLPHLQAAYKVLHYVKKSPSRGLLFPASSSCQLISYCDSDWASCPNTRKSTTGYCAFLGQSLISWKCKKQTSISRSLTEAEYHSMAATSCELV